ccattattaaaatttatttaaaaattttttagttatattaaaataatttttaattttaattaatattttataccAAAAAATATAACAGAAAACAAAGTttatcctcattttttttttatttactcaaGCAAAATTTTTTTAACATCCACAAAACTCATTTTGTGTTATATCTCAAACTCTCTCTTTAACATGATTCTCTATAAAGGgaacaataataataagtatttcaagaatataataataataatgtgatTTATTAATTACTTGTAATGTACATAGATTATAGAAATATGTTTGCTAATGACAATTATCTATATTTTATGCTTCCATGCTAAAAAGACCATCTTTGGTCGAATACCTTAGTGTACAATGTATGTGAATTTAGAGTTTAAACTTAAATCTAATTGGGATATTGCTTGAGATGGGTTTTCTTGGGATATTGAATATTGTACTTTTATAAATATCTTGATTTAAAATAAAATGCCATTATTATAAGAGTATAaactattattaaaaaaaattatatatttttcttattttgtatgactgctaaatttttaaaaaaattccaacatttgtcattgaaaattttaaggatgaGTAAGACATGAATTTGAGATTCTTATTTAACATTTTCAAGAATACCCATTTACTATTTGGGATTTTAGAGGtacaattttgaatttaaatttagatgaaatataatataaaattacattaagGTTTTCTTGAATTTATCCGAAACAAATTAAGAcccaaaatttatattttcaaaaacaatcttaataattttttaaacaatcATATGACTTATATTCAATTTGGTATTGTGATTTTGTTGACTCTTTTGCACTCcattttcaatttgaaaaaaatagggttttttttttttttttggaactttCTTTGGAAATGCTGCCCAAAAAAGACAAAAAACAAAACTACAACTTCATCTCTAAAGTATGCTCTCTAGAAGCACCTCCCCCTACTTCACAAAAGAGTGAATTTAAAAAGGAAATGCATCCTTGTAGTTAAAGAGCACCAAAACTATTAAAAAATCATACCATGTGTAAATCTTGGAGCTCATTTTTAATGGGTCCAATAAATAAAACTTGCTATATTTGTGGTCTCATTAGTGATAATTATATATTGGGTTCAAAGTTTAGAATACTATTGAGATTCACCTACTTGATGTGTCAATTATTGGAGTAAATTGGAGAAGAAAATTATACGTATAAGTCTTTACAATGTtaagatttttttgttttttttactaGTTGATTCACTTGGTTGACATGAAAAGTcagaaaattttaatatattttcaaaacattttaTATAGGGTTGAATGTGAACGTATTGTTTGTGTAAAGCTCAACACTTCATCCTTCGTTAATCTTTTCCTCTCATATGAACTTACATTTAAACATAAAAATGACATGTTTTTATGATAGAAACTTTGGGGTGGTAAGGTTTTTTAAATCTTTATTTTCTAATCAAATTCGGAGTGAATTGATCGCGTCGATCATATTCAATACAAGATAATCTATGTCAGATTCAAACTTAAAACCTCTTATCTTTTTCGGTGCTTGTTACTAGACTACATTCTTATTTGCTAAAATGATATTAGTAGATAAATATCTCATCAACACATTGAAGTTAGAACCTTCTTGACATGAGTTTTGTACACAAATCGCTACAATTGACCAAACAAACTTCAATTATTAAATTGTGAGCCACTATTTGTCTTAAGTTGCCATTGAAAAGGACAAACCAATTTTGATTATTTTGTGGGTCAATTTTTCTCCttaaagagtatttttttttttaaaatgtgctTCATATACACATGCCTAAATTTATCATTAAAGCAATGCCCTCTCCTATTATAAATTAATGATCAAATTATTCCTCAACAATTTAAGTTGTAGTTGACTTAAATACTTAAATATAATTAATCTCACTTTACCTACTTAAAATTTGGAGTCATTTCTACACCCTCGTTTCCTTCACCTTACACAAAGTTATTGAGGCAGGAAATCATCCTTTTATGAATTACGAAGATCAGTAGGTTGGGGATTTCGAAGGATTTTCCTCTGAGGATTGCGATAGGGGTACTTGAGGAACTTCCTAAGTCTTTTGTACGCAcagggttagcatataaacaatattgtaacccttATTTGaagattgatagtgaaaattcagccgtttgctcccgtagatgtaagtacattgccgaaccacgttatcTCTTGTGTCATTATTTATTTGCTTTCTTTTTATTATctgtgtgattgattattttcatattgtTTATCGTTGGTTGCCGTATTGCACGATCCGATCGATTTTTGTTTCTGTTACACATTGATATTTTtgtacaacaaattggtattagagccgtATTATGATGACTAGTATTTCTTCTACGAAGTTCAACATTATCAAGTTCAATGGatcataaaatttcaaatttatttggTATTGTGATTTTGTTGACTCTTTTGCACTCcattttcaatttgaaaaaaataggctattttttttttcttaaactttCTTTGGAAATGCTACCCAAAAAAGACAAAAAACAAAACCACAACTTCATCTCTAAGGCATGTTTTCTAGAAGCACCTCCCCCTACTTCACAAAAGAGTGAATTTAAAAAGGAAATGCATCCTTGTAATTAAAGAGCACCAAAACTATTAAAAAATCATACCATGTGTAAATCTTGGAGCTCATTTTTAATGGGATAAAACTTGCTATATTTGTGATCTCATTAGTGATAATTATATATTGGGTTAAAAGTTTAGAATACTATTGAGATTCACCTACTTAATGTGTTAATTAATCGAGTAAATTGgagaaaatcatacatataactaTGTAAGTCTTTGCAAtgttaagatttttattttatttttactagtTGATTCACTTGGTTGACATGAAAAGTCagaaagttttaatatattttcaaaacattttaTATAAGGTTGAATGTGAACGTCTTATATGTGTAAAGCTCAACACTTCATCCTAACTTTGTTAATCTTTTCCTCTCATACATAAAAATGACATGTTTTTATGATAGAAACTTTGGGGTGGTAAGGCTTTTTAAATCTTTATTTTCTAATCAAATTTAGACTGAATTGATCGTGTCGATCATATTCAATACAAGATAATCTATGTCAGATTCAAACTTAAAATCTCTTATCTTTTTTTCATGCTTATAACTAGACTACATTCTTATATGCTAAAATGATATTAGTGGATAAATATCTCATCAACATGTTGAAGTTAGGACTTTCTTGACATGAGTTTTGTACACAAATCGCTACAATTGACCAAACAAACTTCAATTATTAAATTGTGACCCACTACTTGTCTTAAGTTGCCATTGAAAAGGACAAACCAATTTTGATTATTTTGTGGGTCAATTTTTCTCCTTAAAGAGTATTTTTTTTATGTGCTTCATATACACATGCCTAAATTTATCATTAAAGCAATGCCCTCTCCTATTTTAAATTAATGATCAAATTATTCCTCGACAATTTAAGTTGTAGTTAACTTAAATACTTAAATATATTTAATCTCACTTTACCTACTTAAAATTTGGAGTCATTTCTACACCCTCGTTTCCTTCACCTGACACAAAGTTATTGAGGCAGTAAATCATCCTTTTATGAATTAGGAAGATCAGTAGGTTGGGGATTTTGGAGGATTTTTTCTCTGAGGATTGCTATTGGGGTACTTGAGAAACTTCCTAAACCTTTTGTATgcatagggttagcatataaacaatattgtaacccttATTTGAAGATTGATAGTGAAAGTTCAGTcgtttgctcccatggacgtaaacacattgccgaaccacgttatctcttgtgtcattgtttatttgctttctttTATTATCTGTGTGATTGATTGTTTTCGTATTGTTCATCGTTGGTTCCTATTTTGCACGATCCGATCGATTTTTGTTTCTGCTACGCATtgatatttttgcacaacaaattggtataagagccaGATTAAGATGACTAgtatttcttctgcaaagttcgagATTATCAAGTTCCAGGGatcaaaaaatttcaaatttatttggTATTGTGATTTTGTTGACCCTTTTGCACTCcattttcaatttgaaaaaaataggcttttttttttcttaaactttCTTTGGAAATGATGcccaaaaaagacaaaaaaacaaAACTACAACTTCATCTCTAAAGCTTGTTTTCTAGAAGCACCTCCCCCTACTTCGCCAAAGtgtgaatttaaaaatggaaATGCATCTTTGTAGTTAAAGAGCACCAAAACTATTAAAAAAACATATCATGTGTAAATCTTGGAGCTCATTTTTAATGGTCCTATAAATAAAGCTTGTTAAATTTGTGGTCTCATTGGTGAAATAATTATATATTGGGTTAAAAATTTAGAATACTATTGAGATTCACCTACTTGATGTGTTAATTAATTTAGTGAAAACGATGCAGGTAAGTCTTTCCAATCTTaagattgtttatttatttatttattttttggtggCTAGTTGATTCACTTGGTTGGCATGAAAAGTcaaaagttttaatatattttcaaaacatcTCATATAAGGTTGAATGTGAACGTATAATATATGTGAAGCTCCAACACTTCACCCTTTGTCAATCTTTTCCTCCCATATGAACTTACATTTAAACATAAAAATGACATGCTTTTATGATAGAAACTTTGGGGTGGTAAGGTTTCCTAAATCTATTTTTTCTTACCAAATTCAGAGTGAATTGATCGTGCCCATCATATTCGATACAAAATAGTCTAAGTGAGATTCAAACCTAAAGCCTCTGATCTTTTTTCATGCTAAAATTATATTAGTAGATAAATATCTCATCAATACGTTGAAGTTAGGACCTTCTTACTTGAGTTGACCAAACAAGCTTCAATCATTAAAATGTGAGCCACAATCTGTCTTAACTTGCCATTGAAAAGGACAAAccaattttcattattttgtgaGTCAAATTTTCTCCTAAAGAGAATTTTCTTATATGCTTCATATATATATGCCTACATTTATCATTAAAGTAGTGCTCTCTCCTATTTTAAATTAATGATCAAATTATTCCCCAACAATTTAAGTTGTAGTTGACTTAAATACTTAAATATATTTAATCTCACTTTACCTACTTAAAATTTGGAGTCATTTCTGCACTTTCGTTTCCTTCACCTCAGACAAAGTTGTTGAGTCAGTAAATCATCCTTttatgctcattttttttttaaaaaattaatctaaATTTAAATAATGGGGTTATTTGATAGTTAATTTAAGAGACAAATTATAGTAATATTTGTCAAATATTTAAACTCTCTtgacatttcaaaaataatataaaccacTAGTGATTTTGTTTTTAGGACACTTCTTAATTAGCTACTTTTCTATAAATGAGCCATTAAAACTTATATAGAATGTGGTATTGTCacccttaattttttaaaaatatcccaTCTACACTGATACATTTTTGCCCATAGTCTATTATATTTTGCCTAAACTTTCTTTTTCATTTAATGTAAaacaaagagaaggaaaaattatgaaatgtaaatagaattgaaattctcaaaaatgaaatattaGGAATTAGAATTAACAATGGGTTTTCAATTACCAAATGTTGCCTATCAATTGTAAGTTGATGaaggattttgaaaataatatcaaacttTAATAGGACATAAGTGAAACTagccttaattttttttaatatgaaagTCAATTATTTTACAAAACTATTAAGTTAAAATAATCACATTCTATTTtacaacaaattaaatatttgaattttttaggTGTTTATGAAATAAGTGGACTAGAATAAATAAAACATCTCTCAAAAACATCCTAATAATTAAAATTGGGACTTTAATTTTGAAGATCTTGAGTTCAAATTCTAGTAAAGTGAAAATGGGCATGCAATGGAGATGGACTACCTCCTATTGCCATGGCTCACCTCGCCTACAATtgaccaaataaataaataaaaactatccaaaatctaaaaaattggtgacatttatttatttattgttgctATTCCAAAACTCCAATTATTGGATGAGTTCTTTGTAGAGCTTTCAAGTGGCACCAAACCAAAGAAAGATAATACTATAAAGGAAATTGTGTAGTTTTCctgcaaaccgtcgacgatttctaTACATCTTTCGACGGTAGCTTCGACAGTTTCAGGTGGAATGATTTTTaggagaaaaccgtcgacggattactacaaaccgtcgacagtttcagcaAATCGTCAATAGTTCTACCAGTTATTGAATTGTTGAGAATCCTAATAGTTGAAGATTGACTGATATCCAATAGTCTGCAATGATTTGGGATTCTTCaattgtattacttgaatatttaTTTGTATTTGATAGTTTAGGATATtcttgatttggtatttaaatacttttgaatttgtaacaactataccttgtacaagtcctatatGACATTTCTACATCAATGAAAGTGTTTTGCATTTTCTATATGGTATTAGAGCTCTTTATCTAACGagctttctttttttctttcctaatGATCATTTCCTCTGAGTCTGTTATTGTCAACACTCACGAGTTTCCTGGCAGTGGCAACTCTCCTCTTATTGCCATCAATGTCGGTTCCCAACTTCCTTTGAAGCTGACCCCTTCCAAATTCCCTTCTTGGTGCACCCAACCGACGTCATTTCTCATTGGCTATGACCTCTAAGGCTATCTTGACGGTACCATCGTATGTCCATCATGAACCCTTTCTACCAGCACCTCCTGTGTTGGTTCATCTTTTGCATGTGCCTCCAATTCGGCTTTCTAGCATTGGCCCCAGCAAGATAAGCTGATCCTTCATGCCATCCTTGCATTTGTCTCTAAATCAGTTATATAGTTCATTGCCGCTTCAACAACTACTCATGATGATTGGTCTAAGTTGCAACGATTGTATGCCAATCATTTACACACTCGTGTTATGCAACTTATGGAGGAGTTGACTCTCATTCAGCAAAAGTCCCGCTTGGTCTCAGAGTATCTCCATGCCTTCAAGGTTTTAGTTGATCAACTTGTTGTGATTGACTTTCATGTCTCAGAGGATGACATTACTCTATATGTCCTCAACAGTATTGGTCCTAAATTCTGTGAGATTGCAATGCCTATTCGGGCATGGGAGACTTCTCTTACGTTTGAGGAGCTTCATGACATGCTGGTTGGCTACGAAAGTTACTTGCAATGTGTTGATGCTTCCGATTCCGTCTTGGTTACCACTGCGAACACCACTCAACACTGCAATACCGCTTCCACATTCAACCGCAACTAACATTCTAGCCCTGGTTCCTATAGTCAGCGTCACCCCAACTCTGATTGTTATAATTGTAGGGAGCAGTCTGGTAAGACTCGAATTATTTGTTAGCTATGTGACAAATTGGACCACTCGGCCAAGACTTGTCACTCGTATTCAAGAGTGAAGTCTGCAAATTGTGCCTCTACCAATGTGTCAGCTGACAAAAAGTGGCTTGTGGATTCCATTGCTTCTCCCAACATCACCTCTAATCTTGCCAATCTCTCTATTCACTCGGAGTATGGTGGCAAGGATGAGGTTGTCATTGGCAATGGCTTAGGTTTGTGAGTCACACATATTGGCTCTATGACTCTTCCCTAATCCTCGTAGCCTTTTAAATTGACTAATACTCTTTGTGTTCCTAATATTCAAAAGAACTTAATCTCCGTTCATAATTTCACTCGCAACAATAATGTCTATCTTGAGTTTcacccattttattttcttgtgaaggatcGGAGCACAGGGGCAACTCTTCTTTGTGGTAAATATCAGGATGGTGTCTATCCAATGCCGATGGCATCTTCTACTAAAAAGTCTTCTATTT
The sequence above is a segment of the Malania oleifera isolate guangnan ecotype guangnan chromosome 8, ASM2987363v1, whole genome shotgun sequence genome. Coding sequences within it:
- the LOC131162747 gene encoding uncharacterized protein LOC131162747, which encodes MEELTLIQQKSRLVSEYLHAFKVLVDQLVVIDFHVSEDDITLYVLNSIGPKFCEIAMPIRAWETSLTFEELHDMLVGYESYLQCVDASDSVLLCDKLDHSAKTCHSYSRVKSANCASTNVSADKKWLVDSIASPNITSNLANLSIHSEYGGKDEVVIGNGLGSLFFEFGSLHYSGQSCWFGLTLGLVVKACEAVMDEVARG